A region of Candidatus Glassbacteria bacterium DNA encodes the following proteins:
- a CDS encoding quinolinate synthase NadA, which yields MQAPKGQWINTSGVVTMTELTLERVKEDLYARKDPTLTPVDIEAKAPLVHEILELKQKLGVVILGHNYMEPLVFNLSTRREQGDSLGLSRFAAATDADYIIFNGVLFMAETAKVLSPAKRVLISDKKAGCSLADDFDPEEIDRLKELHPGAPVMIYINSYAEAKARCDVTCTSANAVEIALAMPGDEIIFVPDILFAENLEQDLAGEKKVIFPGKDSATRGSVCEVHEKFTIDDLLNIRKTFDIPRGHPHRLIYAHWECRPEVLREADFYGSTSQISGDIGGRVKAGTLEQAFVASECELTSNLSQEFPGVQFATACSVRCQWMAKMTLEGILDILHRIDTGGDLAQYEVNLEPEIIEKARGPIEKMLELSS from the coding sequence ATGCAGGCCCCTAAGGGGCAATGGATAAACACGTCAGGAGTGGTAACGATGACTGAATTGACACTGGAGCGGGTCAAGGAAGACCTCTACGCGCGCAAAGACCCCACGCTGACCCCCGTGGATATCGAGGCGAAAGCTCCGCTGGTGCACGAAATACTGGAACTCAAGCAGAAACTCGGCGTGGTGATCCTGGGCCACAACTACATGGAACCGCTGGTGTTCAACCTGTCTACCCGTCGGGAGCAGGGGGACTCGCTGGGTCTCAGCCGCTTTGCCGCGGCCACCGACGCCGATTACATTATCTTCAACGGCGTGCTGTTCATGGCCGAGACCGCCAAGGTGCTCAGCCCCGCAAAACGCGTGCTGATCAGCGACAAGAAAGCTGGCTGCTCCCTGGCCGACGATTTCGACCCGGAGGAGATCGACCGTCTCAAGGAACTGCACCCCGGCGCCCCGGTGATGATCTACATCAACAGCTACGCCGAGGCCAAGGCGCGCTGCGATGTCACCTGCACCTCGGCCAACGCGGTCGAGATCGCGCTGGCGATGCCGGGCGATGAAATAATTTTCGTTCCGGATATCCTGTTCGCCGAAAACCTGGAGCAGGACCTGGCTGGCGAGAAAAAAGTCATCTTCCCCGGCAAGGACTCCGCTACCCGCGGCTCGGTCTGCGAGGTCCACGAGAAGTTCACGATCGACGACCTGCTGAACATACGCAAAACTTTCGATATCCCCCGGGGACACCCGCACCGGCTGATCTACGCGCACTGGGAATGCCGTCCCGAGGTGCTCCGCGAGGCGGACTTCTACGGCAGTACGAGCCAGATCAGCGGGGATATCGGCGGACGGGTGAAAGCGGGCACGCTGGAGCAGGCGTTCGTGGCCAGCGAGTGCGAGCTGACCTCCAATCTCTCTCAGGAGTTCCCCGGCGTGCAGTTCGCCACCGCCTGCTCGGTGCGCTGCCAGTGGATGGCCAAGATGACCCTGGAGGGTATCCTCGATATCCTGCACCGGATCGACACCGGTGGAGACCTGGCTCAATACGAGGTAAATCTGGAGCCGGAGATAATCGAGAAAGCCCGCGGTCCGATCGAGAAAATGCTGGAGTTGAGCAGCTAG
- a CDS encoding alpha-galactosidase: protein MSVRKNPIQLVAVLLLVFSAGQSAPVEMSRTRDGMLFSHGSVQLLVTDRLKMVPGLVDDGSVVSLAVDGPAGNPAFYISVGGLVVSDFRVDWSSFARTPVNDSGLGAGTRCIFTASAESADRRLYRPVRIEAEVSLTFYEKFPQTVITRAVFRNRGEQRLEISEIVSNHFRLDRRKLEPGALAWDFASYQGASTRWGSDYSLIRLTADYERRNFMGFTEISNRIFSGGGTPLVDIWAPETGLAIASAETAQEWISLPVRTAADGLVDISISQVPEPGLGQDNILEPGESVSTIRGAVIVHKLDFFDPLRTYANLLRAQGVEIPMDSPPPTFEPYWKSWGLRFDFTLEQIYKSLEDLRRVGISWANLDDGWFTWYGDWDVNPAPGKFPGGEDDMRAFVDSVHGAGFKTSLWWYPQGVSPESDLTREHPDWLVVDRNSRRPLSGRGLYYLCPVYRPCIDFIVGQVERIMGDWDYDGLYLDTRDLGGTPPCFNPAHEHGSPLESFRGQPEFYKAIYEAALKSKPEAPVEMCICAMPHDPFKMPYYNVANSSDPINLLQVRRRIKVEKAYRGTSFAVGDCYQVPMDEWTGFSVPESFESAVGTGAQVTTFFTDLTPGQEKSWKRWVGIYRDKGLAWSEYLNLYDLAFDKPEGHVVRSGDKLYYGFFHPHWSAGRPLELRGLQPGRTYRVYEYGKDEDLGTVAGDNPVIRRGFRDNLLLEVTQVE from the coding sequence ATGTCAGTACGCAAAAATCCAATTCAGCTTGTTGCCGTGCTGTTGTTGGTTTTCAGTGCCGGTCAGTCGGCGCCCGTGGAAATGTCCCGCACCCGCGACGGCATGCTGTTCAGCCACGGGTCGGTACAACTGCTGGTCACCGACCGGCTGAAGATGGTCCCGGGACTGGTTGATGACGGCTCGGTGGTCAGTCTTGCCGTTGACGGCCCGGCGGGAAACCCCGCGTTCTACATCAGTGTCGGCGGGCTGGTGGTTTCCGATTTCCGGGTGGACTGGAGCAGCTTCGCCAGGACTCCGGTGAACGATAGCGGCCTCGGAGCGGGCACGCGCTGCATATTTACCGCATCAGCTGAGAGCGCCGACCGGCGGCTCTACCGTCCGGTCCGGATAGAGGCGGAGGTGAGCCTGACGTTCTACGAAAAGTTCCCTCAGACAGTGATCACCCGCGCCGTATTCCGCAACCGCGGCGAGCAGCGTCTGGAGATCAGCGAGATCGTCTCCAACCATTTCCGCCTCGACCGCCGGAAACTCGAGCCCGGCGCTCTGGCCTGGGATTTCGCCAGCTACCAGGGGGCGTCCACCCGCTGGGGTTCGGACTACTCGCTGATCCGGCTCACAGCCGACTACGAGCGCCGCAATTTCATGGGCTTCACCGAAATCTCGAACCGGATTTTCTCCGGCGGCGGGACTCCGCTGGTCGATATCTGGGCGCCGGAGACCGGTCTGGCGATCGCCAGCGCCGAAACGGCCCAGGAATGGATCTCCCTTCCGGTGCGCACGGCCGCAGACGGCCTGGTCGATATCTCGATCTCCCAGGTACCCGAACCCGGACTCGGCCAGGACAATATCCTGGAACCCGGCGAGAGTGTCTCGACAATCCGCGGCGCGGTGATAGTCCACAAGCTGGATTTTTTCGATCCCCTGCGGACCTATGCCAACCTTCTGCGCGCCCAGGGAGTCGAAATACCGATGGACTCTCCGCCGCCCACTTTCGAGCCGTACTGGAAGAGCTGGGGTCTGCGGTTCGATTTTACCCTGGAGCAGATCTACAAGTCGCTCGAGGACCTTCGCAGAGTGGGGATTAGCTGGGCCAACCTCGACGACGGCTGGTTCACCTGGTACGGCGACTGGGACGTCAATCCCGCCCCCGGCAAGTTTCCCGGCGGCGAGGACGACATGCGGGCGTTTGTCGACAGTGTCCACGGCGCGGGGTTCAAGACCAGCCTGTGGTGGTACCCCCAGGGCGTGAGTCCCGAAAGCGACCTGACCCGCGAACATCCCGACTGGCTGGTGGTCGACCGTAACAGCCGCCGTCCGCTCTCGGGCCGCGGACTCTACTACCTTTGCCCGGTTTACCGCCCCTGCATCGATTTCATTGTCGGCCAGGTGGAGCGGATCATGGGGGATTGGGACTACGATGGCCTCTATCTGGATACCCGCGACCTGGGCGGCACGCCCCCGTGTTTCAACCCGGCCCACGAGCACGGTTCTCCGCTGGAGTCTTTCCGGGGACAGCCGGAGTTCTACAAGGCTATTTACGAGGCCGCGTTGAAATCCAAGCCCGAGGCCCCGGTGGAGATGTGTATCTGCGCCATGCCCCACGACCCGTTCAAGATGCCCTACTACAACGTCGCCAACTCGTCCGACCCGATCAACCTCCTCCAGGTCCGGCGCAGGATCAAGGTGGAGAAAGCCTATCGCGGAACCTCGTTCGCTGTCGGCGACTGTTACCAGGTGCCGATGGACGAGTGGACGGGATTCTCTGTCCCCGAATCGTTCGAGAGCGCGGTGGGCACCGGCGCGCAGGTGACCACTTTTTTCACCGACCTGACTCCCGGGCAGGAAAAAAGCTGGAAACGCTGGGTTGGAATCTACCGCGACAAGGGCCTGGCCTGGAGCGAGTACCTCAACCTCTACGACCTCGCTTTCGACAAGCCCGAGGGCCATGTGGTGCGCAGCGGGGACAAGCTCTACTACGGTTTCTTCCATCCCCACTGGAGCGCCGGCAGACCGCTGGAACTGCGCGGCCTCCAGCCGGGACGGACTTACCGGGTATATGAATACGGGAAGGATGAAGACCTCGGCACGGTTGCCGGTGATAACCCGGTGATCCGCCGCGGTTTCCGCGATAACCTGCTGTTGGAAGTCACGCAGGTGGAGTGA
- a CDS encoding methyltransferase, translating into MNSRERILASLDHRQPDRVPVDLSGHRSSGIAAIAYRRLRAHLGLPERPLRVYDPVQQLAVLDDDVLELFGVDTVELGRAYDDCPGIWVDWELPDGSPCLMPRWASPVREQDGGWAIRSESGRLIGRMPPGALYFEQIFYPFADCGNEVTLTLGEAMAECLWTAIGSPPGPLASGDAGRKLLRERASLLRNSTDRAIIGLFGGNLVELGQFLFRHDNFFMMLAAEPKRAHDFLDEALEHHLANLERYLADVGDAIDIIAFGDDMGTQMGPQFSPEMYREFFKPRHERMWRRAKELAGVRVMLHCCGGVRPLLEDLIEAGLDAINPVQISCDGMDPAGLKRDFGSRLTLWGGGCDTRSLLNTAGPSEVREHVRSLLEILSPGGGFVFQQVHNILADVPAENVAAMFEAVRDFDG; encoded by the coding sequence ATGAATTCCCGCGAGCGTATCCTGGCCTCGTTGGACCACAGGCAGCCGGACCGCGTGCCGGTCGATCTCTCCGGCCACCGCTCCAGCGGGATCGCCGCGATTGCCTACCGGCGGCTGCGCGCTCACCTGGGCCTGCCGGAGCGTCCGCTGCGGGTCTACGATCCCGTGCAGCAGCTTGCGGTGCTGGACGACGACGTGCTGGAGCTGTTCGGCGTGGACACTGTCGAGCTGGGCCGGGCCTACGACGACTGCCCCGGCATCTGGGTGGACTGGGAGCTGCCCGACGGCTCGCCCTGCCTGATGCCCCGCTGGGCCTCGCCGGTGCGCGAACAGGACGGCGGCTGGGCGATCCGCTCCGAATCAGGCAGGCTTATCGGCCGGATGCCGCCGGGGGCGCTCTATTTCGAGCAGATTTTTTACCCATTCGCAGATTGCGGCAATGAAGTTACACTTACACTTGGCGAGGCAATGGCCGAGTGCCTCTGGACCGCAATCGGCTCGCCGCCCGGTCCGCTGGCCTCCGGCGACGCCGGCCGCAAGCTCCTGCGGGAGCGCGCCAGCCTACTGCGCAACAGCACGGACCGGGCGATTATCGGCCTGTTCGGCGGCAACCTGGTGGAACTGGGCCAGTTCCTGTTCCGTCACGACAATTTTTTCATGATGCTCGCCGCCGAACCGAAACGGGCGCATGACTTTCTGGACGAGGCGCTTGAGCACCATCTCGCCAACCTGGAGCGCTACCTGGCCGATGTGGGCGATGCTATCGACATTATCGCCTTCGGCGACGACATGGGCACACAGATGGGTCCGCAGTTTTCACCGGAGATGTACCGCGAGTTTTTTAAACCGCGGCACGAGCGGATGTGGCGCCGGGCCAAAGAGCTGGCCGGGGTCCGCGTGATGCTCCATTGCTGCGGAGGCGTGCGCCCGCTGCTCGAGGACCTGATCGAGGCCGGACTGGATGCGATCAACCCCGTGCAGATTTCCTGCGATGGCATGGACCCGGCGGGGCTGAAACGCGATTTCGGCTCCCGGCTCACGCTCTGGGGCGGCGGCTGCGACACCCGCAGCCTGCTCAACACCGCCGGTCCCTCCGAGGTGCGGGAGCATGTCCGCTCCCTGCTGGAAATACTCTCCCCAGGCGGCGGGTTCGTGTTCCAGCAGGTGCACAATATCCTGGCCGACGTGCCGGCCGAAAACGTGGCGGCGATGTTCGAGGCGGTGCGGGATTTCGACGGATGA
- a CDS encoding histidinol-phosphatase, with product MAGTKNSFWRFACALPLIAAALVLSPELRARTNARFEPRIPDIPGYVTLKCDLHTHTVFSDGRVWPDIRIEEAWRDGLDAIAISDHIEYTPHDEDVRRDHDRSFEVASPMADQLGIILIKAVEITKQVPPGHFNALFLDHAARVEHEDYLESIGRAVDQGAFVFWNHPPFKQKDNRSIWHPEHTKLLEKGWLHGIEVVNGSDYYPKAQQWCLEKGLTFLGTSDVHSLIDFDYDPRALPGDFRPMTLVFAEEKTQEALKQALFARRTAVFAKGKIYGESIYLRPIFESAVELVTRQVTVAGKGLAVVQVHNRSDIPFMLVADGELAELKFPNELELVPGGTVRFNVSGKSAETEGTRQVLLPWRATNLVPAPGQSQPVQLELTVTFTKPAGKDR from the coding sequence ATGGCCGGAACGAAAAACTCCTTTTGGCGCTTTGCCTGCGCCCTCCCGTTGATAGCCGCCGCACTGGTGCTTTCACCGGAACTCCGGGCCAGGACCAATGCCCGGTTCGAGCCGCGAATTCCGGATATCCCGGGATATGTCACACTCAAATGCGACCTTCACACCCACACTGTGTTCTCGGACGGCCGGGTGTGGCCCGATATCCGGATCGAGGAGGCCTGGCGCGACGGGCTGGATGCAATCGCGATCAGCGACCATATCGAGTACACGCCCCATGATGAAGATGTCCGCCGCGACCACGACCGCAGTTTCGAGGTGGCCAGTCCGATGGCCGATCAGTTGGGGATTATTCTGATCAAGGCGGTGGAAATCACCAAGCAGGTGCCTCCGGGCCATTTCAATGCACTGTTCCTGGACCACGCGGCCAGGGTCGAACACGAGGATTACCTCGAAAGTATCGGCCGGGCTGTGGACCAGGGCGCTTTCGTGTTCTGGAACCATCCCCCGTTCAAGCAGAAGGACAACCGGTCGATCTGGCACCCGGAGCACACAAAGCTGCTGGAAAAAGGCTGGCTGCACGGAATCGAGGTGGTCAACGGCTCGGATTACTACCCCAAGGCCCAGCAGTGGTGTCTGGAAAAAGGCCTCACTTTCCTGGGCACTTCCGATGTCCACTCCCTGATCGATTTCGATTACGATCCCCGTGCCCTGCCCGGCGACTTCCGCCCGATGACCCTGGTGTTCGCCGAGGAAAAAACGCAGGAAGCGCTCAAGCAGGCTCTGTTCGCCAGACGGACCGCCGTGTTCGCCAAGGGTAAGATCTACGGAGAGAGCATTTACCTCCGCCCGATATTCGAATCCGCGGTGGAGCTGGTAACCCGCCAGGTGACTGTCGCGGGCAAGGGACTGGCCGTGGTCCAGGTCCACAACCGCTCGGATATCCCGTTCATGCTGGTGGCCGATGGGGAGCTGGCGGAACTGAAGTTTCCAAACGAGCTGGAGCTGGTGCCGGGGGGGACTGTCAGGTTCAATGTCAGCGGTAAGAGCGCGGAAACCGAGGGAACCAGGCAAGTCCTCCTGCCCTGGCGCGCAACCAACCTGGTGCCTGCGCCAGGCCAGAGCCAGCCCGTGCAGCTGGAACTGACCGTCACGTTCACGAAACCCGCCGGCAAGGACAGGTAG
- a CDS encoding sulfatase-like hydrolase/transferase has protein sequence MRYDYQRNPLANYRFISSTPSRQELPRSCAMADSPIPRRDFIKAGAATGLAALLPACRETTDKPAARKPNVVLIMADDLGYECIGANGGTSYKTPVLDRMAADGVRFEHCYAQPLCTPTRVKLMTGINNVRNYVEFGVLDQSQTTFGHLFRQAGYATCVVGKWQLEGGLDGPGHFGFDEYCLWQLNRRPGRYPNPGLEINGRQVDFGSGEYGPDLVSDYACEFMQRNKDKPFLLYYPMILTHCPFEPTPDSPDWDPASKGSPTYKGDPKYFGDMVSYMDKLVGKMKNKLDALGLRENTLIVFVGDNGTDKPVVSRMDGYEVAGAKNTTADAGTRVPLIAEWPGTVSRGTVCPDLVDMSDFLPTICEAAGISLPQEPVIDGRSFMPQLRGQTGNPRDWIYCWFSRSGERDKVRVFARNQRYKLYATGEFYDITADRLENNPLDVEKLGQEAREVRGMLQGALDSYADSRPDYLK, from the coding sequence ATGCGCTATGATTATCAACGAAACCCTTTAGCCAATTACCGGTTTATTTCTTCAACGCCTAGCCGACAGGAACTTCCCCGGAGCTGTGCAATGGCAGATTCCCCAATCCCCAGGCGCGACTTTATCAAAGCCGGCGCCGCCACGGGACTGGCGGCCTTGCTGCCCGCCTGCCGCGAGACAACTGATAAACCAGCCGCACGGAAACCCAATGTCGTGCTGATCATGGCCGATGATTTAGGTTACGAGTGTATCGGGGCCAACGGCGGGACATCGTACAAAACGCCGGTTCTTGACCGGATGGCGGCTGACGGCGTACGTTTCGAGCACTGCTATGCGCAGCCTCTGTGCACGCCGACCCGTGTCAAACTGATGACCGGGATCAATAACGTGCGCAATTACGTTGAATTCGGCGTCCTGGACCAAAGCCAGACCACTTTCGGCCACCTGTTCAGGCAGGCGGGTTACGCCACCTGCGTGGTCGGCAAATGGCAATTGGAAGGGGGCCTTGATGGACCGGGTCATTTCGGCTTCGACGAGTACTGTCTGTGGCAGCTTAACCGTCGCCCGGGACGTTATCCCAATCCCGGACTTGAGATAAACGGCCGGCAGGTGGATTTCGGCAGCGGAGAATACGGTCCCGACCTGGTAAGCGACTACGCCTGCGAGTTCATGCAGCGCAACAAGGATAAGCCTTTTCTGCTCTATTACCCGATGATCCTGACCCATTGCCCGTTCGAGCCGACTCCGGATTCTCCTGACTGGGACCCCGCAAGCAAAGGCTCGCCCACCTACAAAGGCGACCCGAAGTATTTTGGCGACATGGTGAGCTACATGGACAAGCTGGTCGGAAAAATGAAAAACAAACTGGACGCACTCGGTTTGCGGGAGAATACCCTGATCGTTTTCGTGGGCGATAACGGCACTGATAAGCCGGTGGTATCGAGGATGGACGGGTATGAAGTGGCGGGCGCAAAGAACACTACGGCCGACGCCGGCACCCGCGTACCGCTGATAGCCGAGTGGCCGGGCACTGTCTCGCGGGGAACTGTCTGCCCCGACCTGGTGGATATGAGCGATTTCCTCCCCACCATCTGCGAAGCCGCCGGGATTTCCCTGCCGCAGGAACCTGTAATTGACGGCAGGAGTTTCATGCCGCAGCTGCGCGGCCAAACCGGGAATCCGCGAGATTGGATTTACTGCTGGTTCTCCCGTTCAGGCGAGCGGGACAAGGTCAGGGTGTTCGCCCGTAACCAACGCTACAAACTGTACGCTACCGGCGAATTTTACGATATCACGGCCGACAGGCTGGAGAATAATCCGCTCGATGTGGAAAAACTCGGTCAGGAAGCCCGGGAGGTCCGCGGGATGCTGCAAGGCGCGCTCGACTCCTATGCCGATTCCCGGCCGGATTACCTGAAATAA
- a CDS encoding DASS family sodium-coupled anion symporter has translation MNQLDTDSSLRPTVGLVLGPLLFVLLLCLPTPQGLEPEAMRMAAVAALMAVWWITEAIPIPATALLPLPLFPLLGIMAARATPLSYADRMIYLFFGGFTIAIAMQKVGLHRRMALHIIRAIGSSPSRLLLGFMVASSFLSMWISNTATAMMMLPIGMAVVLQMSDTGDSVTDEQFRRSFGLVLMLGIAYAASIGGIGTLVGTPPNIVMAGFVKQLFPDAPEINFLQWMLLGLPVVVTFVPIVWLYLVRRGCGVHLRELGGADNRSGAAYIAEQIRKLGRMRWGEKAVLTVFALTALGWIFRKPINLGFYSIWGLTEAFPLIDDSTVAMTMGLSLFLIPTGRGSGQRFLLDWKTVNEGMPWGLLILYGGGFALARGMEATGLALWLGGQLTWLGSMPVPVMILATCLMVTFLTEITSNTATTTMLIPVLATAAVAMGTHPYLLMIPATISASCAFMLPVATPTNAVVFGSGWVRIPEMARAGLWLNFIGVALVTVIVYTVGLAVFDINPGVVPEWASHMAGGR, from the coding sequence ATGAATCAACTCGATACCGACAGTTCATTGCGACCCACCGTCGGCCTGGTGCTGGGACCGCTGCTGTTTGTCCTGCTGCTCTGCCTGCCCACTCCGCAGGGACTGGAGCCCGAGGCGATGAGGATGGCCGCGGTGGCCGCCCTGATGGCGGTCTGGTGGATCACCGAGGCGATCCCGATTCCTGCAACCGCTTTGCTCCCCCTGCCCCTGTTCCCCCTGCTTGGCATCATGGCCGCCCGCGCAACCCCCTTGAGCTACGCCGACCGGATGATCTACCTGTTTTTCGGCGGGTTCACAATCGCGATCGCCATGCAGAAAGTGGGTCTTCACCGGCGGATGGCCCTGCACATCATCCGGGCGATCGGCTCCAGCCCCAGCCGTCTCCTGCTGGGCTTCATGGTCGCAAGTTCCTTTCTCTCGATGTGGATCTCCAACACGGCCACGGCAATGATGATGCTGCCGATCGGGATGGCGGTGGTGCTGCAGATGTCCGACACGGGCGACAGCGTAACCGACGAGCAGTTCCGCCGCAGTTTCGGGCTGGTGCTGATGCTGGGAATCGCCTACGCTGCCAGTATCGGCGGGATCGGCACGCTGGTGGGCACCCCGCCCAATATCGTGATGGCGGGATTCGTGAAGCAACTGTTCCCCGACGCGCCGGAGATTAATTTCCTGCAGTGGATGCTGCTCGGACTGCCGGTTGTGGTCACATTCGTACCGATCGTATGGCTTTACCTGGTCCGCAGGGGATGCGGAGTGCATTTGCGGGAACTGGGGGGGGCCGACAACCGGAGCGGGGCGGCCTACATTGCCGAACAGATCAGGAAACTGGGACGGATGCGCTGGGGAGAGAAAGCGGTGCTGACCGTGTTCGCTCTCACCGCCCTGGGCTGGATCTTCCGCAAGCCGATCAACCTGGGTTTCTACTCCATCTGGGGACTGACCGAGGCGTTTCCGCTGATCGACGACAGCACGGTGGCGATGACGATGGGGCTGTCACTGTTCCTGATCCCCACCGGGCGGGGCAGCGGCCAGCGGTTCCTGCTCGACTGGAAAACCGTGAACGAGGGAATGCCCTGGGGGCTGCTGATCCTTTACGGCGGCGGGTTCGCGCTGGCACGGGGAATGGAGGCCACGGGCCTGGCGCTGTGGCTGGGCGGGCAGCTCACCTGGCTGGGCAGCATGCCGGTGCCGGTGATGATCCTGGCGACCTGCCTGATGGTCACTTTCCTGACCGAGATCACTTCCAACACGGCCACGACCACGATGCTGATTCCCGTGCTGGCCACGGCCGCGGTGGCGATGGGTACCCACCCGTACCTGCTGATGATCCCGGCCACGATCTCGGCAAGCTGCGCGTTCATGCTGCCGGTGGCCACTCCGACCAACGCGGTCGTCTTCGGCAGCGGCTGGGTGCGGATCCCGGAGATGGCGCGGGCGGGCCTGTGGCTGAACTTTATCGGGGTGGCGCTGGTTACCGTGATAGTTTACACGGTGGGGCTGGCCGTGTTCGATATCAATCCGGGCGTGGTGCCTGAGTGGGCGAGCCATATGGCGGGCGGGCGTTAA
- a CDS encoding cytochrome c, with product MNKSFQIIFSIALVISICGICAVCSNAKHDNNSKVTDITKRFVFRNGEKLYARYCAPCHGEQGEGDGIYFGLDPNPADFTAPDFFQNRSETDLLTVVSKGSKSLGKSNLCPPWEGTLNGEEIFSIVAILKIKFEKEDTLRFHN from the coding sequence ATGAATAAATCTTTTCAGATTATTTTTTCTATCGCCCTGGTTATTAGTATATGTGGAATCTGCGCTGTTTGCTCGAACGCAAAACACGATAACAACTCCAAAGTTACCGATATAACAAAAAGATTCGTCTTCAGGAATGGGGAAAAGCTCTACGCCCGTTATTGCGCGCCATGCCACGGGGAGCAAGGCGAGGGAGATGGTATCTATTTTGGACTCGATCCAAACCCGGCAGATTTCACCGCCCCGGATTTTTTTCAGAATCGCTCGGAGACGGACCTGCTAACCGTGGTCAGCAAGGGTTCGAAAAGCCTGGGAAAATCGAACCTCTGTCCCCCCTGGGAGGGAACCTTGAACGGCGAAGAAATCTTTTCCATAGTAGCAATCTTAAAAATAAAATTCGAGAAAGAAGACACTCTTCGGTTTCATAACTGA